The Claveliimonas bilis genome window below encodes:
- a CDS encoding flavodoxin, which produces MSIAVVYWSGTGNTQAMAEAVVKGIVEGGAEAELLSVDQADASEIARGDVFALGCPSMGAEELEESEMEPFVQELEGRVSGKNILLFGSYGWGDGEWMRTWEERMKAEGAVLIGGSGVIANEAPDEEALNACEKAGKALAEAAK; this is translated from the coding sequence ATGAGTATTGCAGTTGTGTATTGGAGCGGAACAGGAAACACACAGGCTATGGCGGAGGCTGTCGTGAAAGGGATCGTAGAGGGAGGAGCAGAAGCGGAGCTCCTTTCAGTAGATCAGGCGGATGCGTCAGAAATTGCCAGAGGGGATGTATTTGCCCTCGGATGCCCCTCCATGGGTGCGGAAGAACTGGAAGAGTCGGAGATGGAGCCTTTCGTACAGGAATTGGAAGGGAGGGTGAGCGGAAAGAACATTCTTTTATTTGGTTCGTACGGATGGGGAGACGGAGAGTGGATGCGCACCTGGGAAGAGCGCATGAAAGCGGAAGGAGCTGTGTTGATCGGAGGATCGGGAGTGATTGCCAACGAGGCCCCGGATGAAGAGGCGCTGAATGCATGTGAAAAGGCAGGGAAAGCATTGGCGGAAGCGGCGAAATAG
- a CDS encoding glycosyltransferase family 4 protein, producing MRILNITAQKPDSTGSGIYLSELVRELEKEGHTQAVIAGVYPEDEILLPPDVERFFVYFHTEELPFAIAGMSDEMPYESTVYRTMTEEMTEQFMTAFRKKIKEAVVKFRPDLILSHHLYLVTAIAKECAGSIPVYGFCHNTDLRQMRSHGLQRSYIREHIAALDRIYALHDEQKQEILELFPVEESRIYLSGIGYNAEIFCEASSRKASPGEAREVKEGTQIIFAGKITQSKGAASLIRSMDYLAKKMREDPALRDKAGSIRLFLAGGSGNREEYAGIRKIAERSPIPVDFLGRLPQKELADRYRESDVFVLPSFGEGLPLTLIEALACGDRAVVTDLPGIRPFLTSSVPDAPVFYVKAPKAAEKGAESGRQDPKELKQFEQELADQIAAAIAVGRQPCPDLSEISWKAVCKRVLCPGKERLENG from the coding sequence ATGAGAATATTGAATATCACAGCCCAGAAGCCGGACAGTACAGGGAGCGGTATCTACCTGTCAGAGCTTGTGAGGGAATTGGAAAAGGAAGGGCATACACAGGCGGTAATTGCCGGTGTATACCCGGAAGATGAGATCCTTCTTCCGCCGGATGTAGAACGGTTTTTTGTATATTTTCATACAGAAGAGCTGCCTTTTGCCATTGCCGGGATGTCCGATGAGATGCCTTATGAAAGCACGGTGTATCGCACTATGACAGAAGAGATGACAGAACAGTTTATGACAGCGTTCCGAAAGAAGATCAAAGAGGCTGTCGTTAAATTTCGCCCGGATCTGATCTTGAGCCATCATCTTTATCTTGTCACAGCCATTGCAAAGGAATGTGCCGGCAGTATTCCGGTTTATGGATTCTGTCATAATACCGACTTGCGGCAAATGAGAAGCCATGGCCTGCAGAGGAGCTATATCAGAGAGCATATAGCTGCCCTTGACAGGATCTATGCCCTTCACGATGAACAGAAACAGGAAATTCTGGAGCTGTTTCCTGTGGAGGAAAGCAGGATTTATCTTTCCGGTATCGGGTATAATGCTGAAATTTTCTGTGAAGCATCATCCCGCAAGGCTTCCCCAGGGGAAGCGAGGGAGGTGAAAGAAGGTACACAGATTATTTTTGCAGGCAAAATCACACAGAGCAAGGGAGCGGCAAGTTTGATAAGAAGCATGGATTATCTGGCAAAGAAGATGCGGGAAGATCCGGCTTTGAGGGATAAGGCCGGTTCCATCAGGCTGTTCCTTGCGGGAGGAAGCGGAAACCGGGAGGAGTATGCCGGGATTCGTAAGATTGCAGAAAGATCCCCCATTCCGGTTGATTTCCTGGGGCGACTGCCGCAAAAAGAGCTGGCGGACAGATATCGGGAATCTGATGTGTTTGTCCTGCCTTCCTTTGGTGAGGGGCTGCCTCTTACTTTGATTGAAGCACTTGCATGTGGGGACAGGGCCGTAGTGACAGACCTGCCGGGGATCCGTCCCTTCCTTACCAGTTCAGTTCCCGATGCACCGGTCTTTTATGTGAAAGCGCCAAAGGCGGCGGAAAAGGGAGCGGAAAGCGGGAGACAGGATCCAAAAGAGCTGAAACAGTTTGAACAGGAGCTGGCAGATCAGATTGCAGCGGCAATCGCAGTGGGCAGACAGCCATGCCCTGATCTTTCCGAAATTTCATGGAAAGCTGTGTGTAAAAGAGTGTTATGCCCGGGAAAAGAGAGATTAGAAAACGGATAA
- a CDS encoding DUF3793 family protein: protein MPVEVVSYLLSDGDEVRRIQSQLVLQCAPFLKGIKLAAITNMAPDACEMLERILEGSGISFRILASGKKRCLVFLYREEAFARYIRTGKIRRFLSSYGYRGYMVKETLDRLSERIGMYSREDISFPHEIGVFLDYPLRDVEGFIQNGGKDYLLSGYWKVYHNPERARKQFQAYDRARNEAVKELLAGKRFTEIVAWAA from the coding sequence GTCACAGCTTGTTCTGCAGTGTGCCCCTTTCCTGAAAGGAATTAAGCTTGCAGCGATTACGAACATGGCGCCGGATGCCTGTGAAATGCTGGAGAGGATATTGGAGGGATCCGGTATTTCCTTTCGTATCCTCGCTTCCGGGAAGAAACGTTGTCTTGTATTTTTGTATCGGGAAGAAGCGTTTGCCAGATATATACGGACCGGGAAAATAAGAAGGTTTCTTTCTTCTTACGGATACAGAGGGTATATGGTAAAAGAAACGCTGGATCGTTTGTCGGAACGGATCGGCATGTACTCCAGAGAGGATATTTCCTTTCCGCATGAGATTGGAGTGTTTCTTGACTATCCGCTTCGGGATGTAGAAGGCTTCATTCAAAACGGAGGAAAGGATTATCTGTTGTCCGGGTACTGGAAAGTATATCATAATCCGGAGCGGGCAAGAAAACAGTTTCAGGCATACGACAGAGCCAGGAACGAGGCGGTAAAAGAGCTGCTGGCCGGAAAGCGATTTACGGAAATTGTGGCATGGGCGGCTTAA
- the ilvN gene encoding acetolactate synthase small subunit — MNSTMKKRWISLYVENQVGVLSKISGLFSGKSYNLDSLTVGTTEDPTVSRMTIATVSDDETFEQIKKQLNRLVEVIKVIDFTDIFVRMKEILYIKVKNCTSEDKIEAFQIAETFKAKVIDYGKDSLLLEFVQTATKNDAVIKLMKEEFKSIEVVRGGSVGIESISMMER; from the coding sequence ATGAACAGTACAATGAAAAAAAGATGGATATCCCTGTATGTGGAGAACCAGGTAGGCGTTCTCTCCAAAATTTCCGGACTTTTTTCCGGGAAATCTTATAACCTTGACAGCCTTACTGTCGGGACAACAGAAGATCCGACGGTGTCCCGTATGACGATTGCCACAGTCAGCGATGATGAGACATTTGAACAGATCAAAAAGCAGCTGAACCGTCTGGTAGAAGTGATCAAGGTCATTGATTTTACCGATATTTTTGTACGTATGAAGGAAATCCTTTATATTAAAGTAAAAAACTGTACTTCTGAGGATAAGATCGAGGCCTTTCAGATTGCAGAGACTTTCAAGGCAAAAGTCATTGACTACGGAAAAGACAGCCTTCTTTTAGAGTTCGTCCAGACCGCGACAAAGAATGATGCAGTTATCAAACTGATGAAGGAAGAATTTAAGAGTATTGAAGTAGTGCGGGGCGGAAGCGTAGGAATCGAATCCATCAGTATGATGGAGCGCTAA
- a CDS encoding DUF2325 domain-containing protein has product MSIVIIGGNERMECQYKQICKKYNCKAKVFTRMAGNLKTQIGRPDLIILFTSTVAHKMVHCALKEAERYDVRVERSHSSSANALDGILRECCN; this is encoded by the coding sequence ATGAGTATTGTGATTATTGGCGGAAATGAACGGATGGAATGTCAATATAAGCAAATCTGTAAAAAATATAATTGCAAGGCAAAAGTATTTACGAGAATGGCAGGAAATTTAAAAACACAGATTGGGCGTCCGGATCTTATCATCCTTTTCACCTCTACGGTGGCCCATAAGATGGTACACTGTGCTCTGAAAGAGGCGGAGCGTTATGATGTACGGGTGGAGCGTTCCCACAGCAGCAGCGCAAATGCACTGGACGGCATTCTAAGAGAGTGTTGTAATTAA
- a CDS encoding IS30 family transposase, with protein MSKYIPGNQKHLTLENRIYIENELNKGTSFKDIARFLCKDPTTISKEVRAHRLSDWYHKGTFYNAKNFCIHRYHCKKTNACGKIVLCGIKCASCPTCNQTCRNFEKEHCVRLDRAPYVCNGCTKKINHCTLAHKYSYNARFADRKYREKLRDSRTGINMTKRELHKKDQIISPLIEQGQSPYHILTNHPELDMSVRTLYSYLDQGLFTARNIDLKRKVHFKPRRCHKTQITDRAVFSNRLYHDFCSLALTGYVQMDTVHSSRESKKTLLTMFFTKEKLFLAFLMNRCTKGAVRLVFDRLEKRMGTYEFTSVFEYILTDRGSEFGDPDALETGVNGIQRSSIYYCDPMQSGQKGGLEQAHTMLRMILPKGTSFEFLTQWDVNLIVNHINSTPRESLGGRTPYSVALEALGEEVLNAFQLRPIAPDEVNLTPKLIRFNH; from the coding sequence ATGAGTAAATATATTCCTGGTAACCAAAAACATCTTACCCTTGAAAACCGTATCTATATCGAAAACGAACTAAATAAGGGCACTTCCTTTAAGGATATTGCCAGGTTCCTGTGTAAGGATCCTACTACAATCTCTAAAGAAGTCAGGGCTCACCGTCTCTCAGACTGGTATCACAAAGGGACTTTCTATAATGCCAAAAACTTCTGTATTCACCGCTATCACTGTAAGAAAACGAACGCCTGTGGAAAGATTGTCCTGTGCGGAATCAAATGCGCATCCTGTCCTACCTGCAACCAAACCTGCAGAAACTTTGAAAAAGAGCATTGCGTAAGGCTTGACCGGGCTCCCTATGTCTGCAACGGCTGTACGAAAAAAATCAATCACTGCACGCTTGCCCACAAATACTCTTATAACGCCAGGTTCGCTGACAGGAAATACCGGGAAAAACTCCGGGATTCTAGAACAGGTATTAACATGACCAAACGGGAGCTTCACAAAAAGGATCAGATCATTTCCCCTCTGATCGAACAGGGACAGTCTCCCTATCATATCCTGACAAACCATCCGGAGCTGGATATGTCCGTCCGTACCCTGTATTCGTATCTTGACCAGGGACTCTTTACGGCAAGGAACATAGATCTGAAACGGAAAGTTCATTTCAAACCAAGAAGGTGCCATAAAACACAGATCACGGACAGAGCAGTCTTTAGCAACCGATTATATCATGACTTCTGTTCCCTTGCCCTTACAGGCTATGTCCAGATGGATACTGTCCATTCTTCCAGGGAATCAAAAAAGACCTTGCTGACCATGTTTTTCACCAAAGAAAAACTCTTCCTTGCTTTTCTGATGAACCGCTGCACCAAAGGCGCTGTCCGTCTTGTTTTTGACCGTCTGGAAAAGCGTATGGGAACCTATGAATTTACTTCCGTGTTTGAATATATCCTCACGGACCGGGGCTCTGAATTTGGTGATCCGGATGCTTTGGAAACCGGCGTAAACGGAATACAGCGTTCCAGCATTTATTACTGTGACCCGATGCAGAGTGGGCAGAAGGGCGGATTGGAACAAGCACACACGATGCTGCGGATGATCCTCCCAAAAGGAACCAGTTTTGAATTCCTTACACAATGGGACGTAAACCTGATTGTGAACCATATCAATTCCACACCGAGGGAAAGCCTGGGTGGGAGGACGCCATACAGCGTCGCGTTGGAAGCACTTGGAGAAGAGGTCTTAAACGCATTTCAGCTTAGACCGATTGCCCCGGATGAGGTAAATCTGACGCCTAAGCTGATCCGCTTTAATCACTAA
- a CDS encoding GNAT family N-acetyltransferase, with protein sequence MKKKPEFRFAFPEDTGKILFFIKNLARYEKLEDEVVATEELLREWIFEKKKAEVLFALEDGKEVGFALFFYNFSTFLGRAGIYLEDLFVLPEYRGRGYGKGLLRELARIAVKQRCGRLEWSCLDWNRPSIEFYLSLHAQPMKGWTVYRLTGNSLKNMAGSDEEEMQ encoded by the coding sequence TTGAAGAAAAAGCCGGAATTTCGGTTCGCTTTCCCGGAAGATACGGGGAAGATTTTATTTTTTATAAAGAATCTTGCCAGATATGAAAAGTTGGAAGACGAGGTGGTGGCGACAGAGGAACTTCTCAGAGAGTGGATCTTTGAAAAGAAGAAAGCAGAGGTTCTTTTTGCGTTGGAAGATGGAAAAGAAGTAGGGTTTGCTCTGTTTTTTTATAACTTTTCCACATTTCTTGGCAGAGCCGGAATCTATTTGGAAGATCTGTTTGTTCTTCCGGAATATCGCGGCAGAGGCTATGGAAAAGGGCTTCTTAGAGAGCTGGCCCGGATTGCGGTAAAGCAGAGATGCGGCCGCCTGGAATGGTCCTGCCTGGACTGGAACCGGCCAAGTATTGAGTTTTATTTATCTCTTCATGCACAGCCGATGAAGGGGTGGACAGTTTACCGCCTGACAGGTAACAGCCTGAAAAATATGGCAGGATCAGACGAGGAGGAAATGCAATGA
- the thyA gene encoding thymidylate synthase, which yields MSYADKIFIQMCRDIIDNGTSTEGEKVRPVWEDGTPAYTIKKFGVVNRYNLAEEFPALTLRRTAIKSCTDELLWIWQKKSNNIHDLKSHIWDSWADESGSIGKAYGYQMQVKHQYKEGMMDQVDRVIFDLKNNPYSRRIMTNIYVHQDLHEMALYPCAYSMTFNVTKEKGSEKLTLNGILNQRSQDVLAANNWNVCQYAVLLHMLAQVCDMKVGEFVHVIADAHIYDRHIPMIEELMQREPLPAPKFWLNPEVKDFYDFTPDDVKLLDYETHEQIKNIPVAI from the coding sequence ATGAGTTATGCGGATAAAATCTTTATTCAGATGTGCCGGGATATTATAGATAATGGGACAAGTACAGAGGGAGAAAAGGTGCGCCCGGTGTGGGAGGACGGCACCCCTGCCTATACGATTAAAAAATTCGGGGTTGTGAACCGTTACAATCTGGCGGAAGAGTTTCCGGCCCTGACACTTAGAAGGACGGCGATAAAGAGCTGTACAGATGAGCTTTTGTGGATCTGGCAGAAAAAATCAAATAATATTCATGACCTGAAGTCCCATATCTGGGACAGCTGGGCAGATGAAAGCGGATCCATCGGAAAAGCATACGGTTATCAGATGCAGGTGAAGCATCAGTACAAAGAAGGAATGATGGATCAGGTGGACCGGGTGATCTTTGATCTGAAAAATAATCCTTACAGCAGAAGAATTATGACGAATATTTATGTTCATCAGGATCTTCATGAGATGGCGCTGTATCCCTGTGCCTACAGCATGACATTTAATGTGACAAAGGAAAAAGGGAGTGAAAAGCTGACGCTCAATGGTATTTTAAATCAGAGATCCCAGGATGTCCTGGCGGCAAACAATTGGAACGTATGTCAGTATGCCGTACTGCTCCATATGCTGGCACAGGTGTGTGACATGAAAGTGGGCGAATTTGTTCATGTGATCGCCGATGCCCATATCTACGACCGCCATATTCCGATGATCGAAGAACTGATGCAAAGGGAGCCGCTTCCGGCGCCGAAATTCTGGCTGAATCCGGAAGTGAAGGACTTTTATGATTTTACGCCGGACGATGTGAAACTGCTTGATTATGAGACTCATGAACAGATAAAAAATATACCGGTAGCTATATAA
- a CDS encoding PHP domain-containing protein, producing the protein MFIDLHMHEMRNSGDSYLTLEEIVEIAKKKGLDAICITDHDNMDIRSFAKEYSAKTGYPIFVGIDFYSLQGDIIAYGIEDYPRERISAQEFIDFVREQGGVCYSAHPFRNNRRGMEEHLDEVTGLSGIEVLNGSTHREACMKAAEYAKKLDLIPVGASDCHVPEKVGVCATYFPMEIQSETDLVRAFRSGGMKPAYYKDGAYHIVEIDDMDAFPQEEWISSRKNKERG; encoded by the coding sequence GTGTTTATCGATTTGCATATGCATGAGATGCGAAATTCGGGGGACAGTTATCTTACGTTGGAAGAAATCGTTGAAATTGCAAAGAAAAAAGGATTGGATGCTATATGTATCACTGACCATGATAATATGGATATTCGTTCTTTTGCAAAAGAATATTCGGCAAAAACAGGGTATCCCATCTTTGTGGGAATTGATTTTTACTCTCTTCAGGGAGATATTATCGCCTATGGGATCGAGGATTACCCAAGAGAGCGCATTAGCGCGCAGGAATTTATTGATTTTGTCAGAGAACAGGGAGGAGTCTGCTATAGCGCACATCCTTTTCGGAATAACCGGAGGGGAATGGAGGAACATCTTGATGAGGTGACAGGGCTTTCGGGAATTGAAGTGCTCAACGGAAGTACACACAGAGAGGCTTGCATGAAAGCCGCAGAATATGCGAAAAAGCTGGATCTGATTCCGGTGGGGGCCAGTGATTGCCATGTACCGGAAAAAGTAGGAGTGTGTGCAACCTATTTTCCAATGGAAATACAGTCAGAAACAGATCTGGTCCGGGCTTTTCGCAGCGGCGGTATGAAGCCCGCTTATTATAAAGATGGAGCCTATCATATTGTGGAGATTGACGATATGGATGCATTTCCCCAGGAGGAGTGGATTTCTTCTAGGAAAAATAAAGAAAGAGGATAA
- a CDS encoding dihydrofolate reductase: MNLIVNVDKNWAIGKGNKLLVSIPQDMKFFRETTTGKVVVMGRKTLESFPGGQPLKNRTNIVLTSDKSYKAAGAVLVHSMEELMEELKKYSQEDIYVIGGESIYRSLLPYCSKAYVTKTEHAYDADTWFPDLDADPQWKMTKISEEQTYFDLEYYFTVYERIS; the protein is encoded by the coding sequence ATGAATTTAATCGTGAATGTAGATAAAAACTGGGCGATCGGAAAGGGAAATAAACTTTTGGTAAGCATTCCCCAGGATATGAAATTCTTTCGGGAAACAACGACAGGAAAGGTTGTTGTGATGGGGCGCAAGACACTGGAGAGCTTTCCGGGAGGTCAGCCTTTGAAAAACCGGACAAATATTGTACTGACATCGGATAAAAGTTACAAGGCAGCCGGAGCTGTTTTGGTGCATTCCATGGAAGAACTTATGGAAGAGTTGAAAAAATACAGCCAGGAAGACATCTATGTCATAGGCGGAGAGAGTATTTACCGCAGTCTTCTGCCCTATTGCAGCAAGGCATATGTAACAAAAACGGAACATGCCTATGATGCGGATACGTGGTTCCCTGACCTGGATGCGGATCCACAGTGGAAGATGACAAAGATCAGTGAGGAACAGACCTATTTTGATCTGGAATATTATTTCACGGTCTATGAAAGGATATCCTGA
- the ilvB gene encoding biosynthetic-type acetolactate synthase large subunit, which yields MKKISGNKLLVKALREEGVDTIFGYPGACTIDISDELYKQDYTKVILPRQEVALVHEADAYARTTGKVGVCLVTSGPGATNLVTGLATANYDSVPLVCFTGQVAKHLIGNDAFQEVDIVGITRSITKYGVTVRNREDLGRIIREAFYIARTGRPGPVLIDLPKDVMGELGSAEYPSEVNIRGYKPNTHVHIGQLKRAIKMLGKAKNPLFLAGGGVNIAHAQELFTKLVEKTNVPVVTTVMGRGAVPTDHPLFIGNLGMHGAYAANMAVNNCDLLFSIGTRFNDRITGKLHSFAPCAKIVHIDIDTSAISRNVQVDVPIVADAHEAIEKMLEYVEVCETKSWLEQIADWKAEHPLVMKKRPIMTPKDIIDEINESFEEAIVVTDVGQHQMFTAQFLELKPGKQLIMSGGLGTMGYGLPGAIGAKIGNPDKPVISISGDGGMQMNIQELATAVLEELPIISCIFNNSVLGMVRQWQKLFYGKRYSMTCLRSGAACRGKCGEVECPPYTPDFVKLAESYGAKGIRVTKKEEIKPAFEEAKKSKVPVVIEFLIDPEDLVYPMIQPGGTLEDMIMDC from the coding sequence ATGAAAAAAATATCTGGAAACAAATTACTGGTAAAGGCCTTGAGAGAAGAAGGAGTGGATACAATTTTTGGCTATCCCGGAGCCTGTACAATTGATATCAGCGACGAGCTGTATAAGCAGGATTATACGAAAGTTATTCTGCCAAGACAGGAAGTGGCCCTGGTCCATGAGGCAGATGCCTATGCAAGGACAACCGGAAAAGTAGGAGTATGCCTTGTTACAAGCGGACCGGGAGCTACCAATCTGGTTACAGGGCTTGCGACTGCTAATTATGACAGTGTGCCATTGGTGTGTTTTACAGGACAGGTGGCAAAACATCTGATTGGAAATGATGCTTTTCAGGAGGTAGATATTGTAGGGATTACAAGAAGCATCACAAAATACGGAGTGACAGTCAGGAACAGAGAAGATCTTGGAAGGATTATTAGGGAAGCCTTTTATATTGCACGGACGGGGCGTCCCGGGCCGGTGCTCATTGATCTTCCTAAAGATGTGATGGGAGAACTGGGAAGTGCAGAATATCCGTCTGAAGTAAATATCAGAGGATATAAGCCAAATACTCATGTACACATCGGGCAGCTTAAGCGGGCGATTAAAATGCTTGGCAAAGCAAAGAATCCGCTGTTCCTTGCGGGAGGAGGCGTTAATATCGCCCATGCACAGGAACTGTTTACGAAACTCGTGGAGAAGACAAATGTTCCTGTTGTAACAACCGTTATGGGGCGCGGAGCGGTTCCTACAGATCATCCGCTTTTTATCGGAAACCTTGGTATGCATGGGGCGTACGCAGCAAATATGGCGGTAAACAACTGTGATCTTTTGTTTTCCATTGGTACCAGATTCAATGACCGCATTACCGGGAAACTGCATTCTTTTGCACCTTGCGCGAAGATCGTCCATATTGATATTGATACCTCTGCTATTTCAAGAAATGTGCAGGTCGATGTGCCGATTGTTGCCGATGCTCATGAAGCAATTGAAAAAATGCTGGAATATGTGGAAGTCTGCGAGACAAAAAGCTGGCTGGAGCAGATTGCTGATTGGAAGGCAGAGCATCCTCTCGTGATGAAGAAACGCCCGATCATGACTCCTAAAGATATTATTGATGAAATCAATGAAAGTTTTGAGGAAGCCATTGTCGTGACAGACGTAGGGCAGCATCAGATGTTTACGGCACAGTTCCTGGAACTGAAACCGGGAAAGCAGCTTATCATGTCCGGCGGACTTGGTACAATGGGATATGGCCTGCCGGGGGCTATCGGCGCCAAGATTGGAAATCCGGATAAGCCGGTTATCTCCATTTCCGGAGATGGGGGAATGCAGATGAATATACAGGAGCTTGCCACAGCAGTGCTGGAGGAGCTTCCGATCATCAGCTGTATTTTCAATAATAGCGTACTTGGGATGGTACGTCAGTGGCAGAAGCTCTTTTACGGCAAACGGTATTCTATGACCTGCCTGCGGTCAGGAGCAGCCTGCAGAGGTAAATGCGGCGAGGTAGAGTGTCCTCCTTATACGCCTGACTTTGTGAAACTGGCGGAAAGCTATGGAGCAAAAGGCATCCGTGTAACGAAAAAGGAAGAGATAAAACCGGCCTTTGAAGAGGCAAAGAAGAGCAAAGTGCCTGTTGTGATTGAATTTCTGATCGATCCGGAAGATCTGGTATATCCTATGATCCAGCCGGGCGGAACATTGGAAGATATGATTATGGATTGTTAA